The DNA region GCCCGCATCGAGGCGGCGCTGGGCCAGCCGCTGCAGGTGCTGGCCGGCGAGACCGAGGCGCGGTTCACCTACCTCGCCGTCCGGCGCTGGATGGGCTGGGCGGCCGGACAGATCCTGCTCCTGGACATCGGCGGCGGCTCGCTCGAGATCGCGGCCGGATCCGAGGAGCTGCCCGACGCCGCGGCATCCGTCCCGCTCGGCGCAGGCCGCATGACCGTGCAGTTCCTACCCGACGACCCGCCCGGCGAAGCCGCGGTCGAGCGGCTGCGGGCGCACGCGGCGCAGACCCTGGCGCCGGTGCTCGACACGTTCCGCGCGCAGCCGCGCCCCGACCGGTTCGTCGGCTCGTCGAAGGCGATCCGCTCCCTGGCGAAACTCGCGGGCCGTCCGGTTCCCGGCTGGTCCAGCATCGAGCGGATGCTGTTGCCTCGCGCCGCGCTCGGCGCCTGGATTCCGCGGCTGGCGCGCATCCCCGCGCTCGCGCGGCAGGAGCTGCCGGGGATCACTCCGGATCGCACCTTCCAGATCGTCGCCGCGGCGGTCGTGCTGCACACCGCGATGACCGCGCTCGACGTCGAGGAGCTCGAGGTCTCGCCGTGGGCACTGCGCGAGGGCGTGCTGCTGCGGTACATCGAGTCCCTGTCCTGGAGCGCCCCGGCCGCCTGACCCGGCGCCCCAACCCGCGGCACCCGCTGCCCACCCCGCCACCACGCCGGCGCCCCCAACCGGCGGCATCCGCCGCCACCC from Microbacterium sp. zg-B185 includes:
- a CDS encoding Ppx/GppA family phosphatase, translating into MRLGVLDIGSNTVHLLVADVRPGGRPLATTSQRTILRLMRYLAPDGSITEEGIVALEQAVREARAVAATERVDELLATATSAVREAENGAAVIARIEAALGQPLQVLAGETEARFTYLAVRRWMGWAAGQILLLDIGGGSLEIAAGSEELPDAAASVPLGAGRMTVQFLPDDPPGEAAVERLRAHAAQTLAPVLDTFRAQPRPDRFVGSSKAIRSLAKLAGRPVPGWSSIERMLLPRAALGAWIPRLARIPALARQELPGITPDRTFQIVAAAVVLHTAMTALDVEELEVSPWALREGVLLRYIESLSWSAPAA